Proteins from one Elephas maximus indicus isolate mEleMax1 chromosome 12, mEleMax1 primary haplotype, whole genome shotgun sequence genomic window:
- the LOC126087547 gene encoding basic proline-rich protein-like — MTEPPAQSQGHQPQPREGSDRSIRLEGPACGGTPQGWRRLGASDGAGAPAHFPAERPGRLEDGGEVAGRGPARPQPRAPSPPGETPAPLPAAGSSPPSPAPHSPGFREPLLSESPSFPSPLGGSPTPSLPAPCLLTSRRHLRAPRLLEAPCPRSQPPLQAAPPRPLLPGSPRPSPAGAPAADSGQSTRRASSGPARSRSHFLVGGGGPGEGAGGTGRGGGGARGEARSPTAPGPAHPRFGSAGPAPSVASGPEAPRTDCDRPSPLWEDRAGNPEPRPPSPDGGLLEPSLVTEQPVWPRQPPAALPVRCPHHKPPQTGVLARAGAARQQLMVRTCTVSTQ, encoded by the exons ATGACAGAGCCACCTGCTCAGTCACAGGGCCATCAG ccccagccccgggAAGGGAGCGACCGCTCGATTCGTTTAGAAGGGCCGGCCTGCGGCGGGACCCCTCAGGGGTGGAGGCGGCTGGGGGCCTCAGACGGGGCGGGGGCGCCAGCTCATTTCCCGGCCGAGCGACCCGGAAGGCTCGAGGATGGAGGGGAAGTGGCTGGGCGTGGGCCCGCCCGGCCCCAA CCCCGAGCCCCCTCACCTCCAGGCGAAACCCCTGCGCCCCTGCCTGCAGCGGGCTCCTCGCCCCCATCCCCTGCCCCTCACTCTCCGGGGTTCCGCGAACCTCTCCTCTCCGAGAGCCCCTCCTTCCCGTCACCTCTGGGCGGCTCCCCGACACCCTCTCTCCCGGCCCCTTGCCTGCTGACCTCCAGGCGACACCTCCGCGCCCCTCGCCTCCTGGAGGCTCCTTGCCCCCGCTCCCAGCCCCCTCTCCAGGCGGCGCCCCCTCGCCCCCTCCTTCCTGGGTCCCCGCGCCCCTCACCTGCGGGCGCCCCGGCCGCGGACTCTGGGCAGTCGACGCGCCGAGCCAGCTCTGGGCCCGCGCGTAGCCGGAGCCACTTCCTCGTGGGCGGGGGCGGGCCGGGGGAGGGGGCCGGTGGGACTGggaggggcgggggcggggccaggGGCGAGGCCAGGTCACCAACAGCTCCCGGCCCCGCCCACCCCCGGTTCGGGAGCGCAGGGCCGGCTCCGTCCGTGGCGTCGGGGCCCGAGGCGCCCAGAACCGACTGCGATCGCCCCTCCCCGTtatg GGAGGACCGCGCAGGGAACCCAGAGCCGCGGCCGCCGAGCCCGGACGGCGGGCTCCTCGAGCCCTCACTAGTGACCGAGCAGCCT GTGTGGCCACGACAGCCCCCGGCAGCCCTCCCAGTCCGTTGTCCTCACCACAAACCACCGCAAACCGGGGTGCTGGCCCGGGCAGGG GCAGCCAGGCAGCAGCTGATGGTGCGCACCTGCACAGTGAGCACACAGTAG
- the ARPC1B gene encoding actin-related protein 2/3 complex subunit 1B, protein MAYHSFLVEPISCHAWNKDRSQIAICPNNHEVHIYEKSGAKWVKVHELKEHNGQVTGIDWAPESNRIVTCGTDRNAYVWTLKGHVWKPTLVILRINRAARCVRWAPRENKFAVGSGSRVISVCYFEQENDWWVCKHIKKPIRSTVLSLDWHPNNVLLAAGSCDFKCRIFSAYIKEVEERPAPTPWGSKMPFGELMFESSSSCGWVHGVCFSASGSRVAWVSHDSTVCLANAEKKMAVATLASETLPLLAVTFITENSLVAAGHDCFPVLFTYDGAAGTLSFGGRLDVPKQSSQRGMTARERFQNLDKKASSEGGASSGSGLDSLHKNSVSQISVLTGGKAKCSQFCTTGMDGGMSIWDVKSLESALKDLKIK, encoded by the exons ATGGCCTACCACAGCTTCCTGGTGGAGCCCATCAGCTGCCATGCCTGGAACAAGGACCGTTCCC AGATCGCCATCTGCCCCAACAACCACGAGGTGCACATCTATGAGAAGAGCGGGGCCAAGTGGGTCAAGGTGCATGAGCTGAAGGAGCACAACGGGCAGGTGACAG GCATCGACTGGGCCCCCGAGAGTAACCGCATCGTGACCTGCGGCACAGACCGCAACGCCTATGTGTGGACACTGAAGGGCCACGTGTGGAAGCCCACACTGGTCATCCTGAGGATCAACCGGGCCGCCCGCTGTGTGCGATGGGCCCCCCGGGAAAACAAGTTTGCTGTGGGCAGCGGCTCCCGGGTCATCTCCGTCTGCTACTTCGAGCAGGAGAATGACTG GTGGGTGTGTAAACACATCAAGAAGCCCATTCGCTCCACCGTCCTCAGCCTGGACTGGCACCCCAACAATGTGCTCCTGGCTGCTGGCTCCTGTGACTTCAAGTGCCG GATCTTCTCAGCCTACATCAAGGAGGTGGAGGAGCGACCGGCACCCACACCGTGGGGCTCCAAGATGCCCTTTGGGGAGCTGATGTTCGAGTCCAGCAGTAGCTGCGGCTGGGTGCACGGTGTCTGCTTCTCAGCCAGCGGGAGTCGTGTGGCCTGGGTCAGCCATGACAGCACCGTGTGTCTGGCCAATGCTGAGAAGAAGATGGC TGTCGCAACCCTGGCCTCTGAAACACTGCCTCTGCTGGCCGTTACCTTCATCACAGAGAACAGTCTGGTGGCAGCG GGCCACGACTGTTTTCCGGTACTGTTCACCTACGACGGTGCCGCGGGGACGCTGAGCTTCGGGGGGAGGCTGGACGTGCCCAAGCAGAGCTCGCAACGCGGCATGACGGCCCGCGAGCGCTTCCAGAACCTCGACAAGAAGGCGAGCTCGGAGGGCGGCGCGTCCTCGGGCTCCGGGCTCGACTCGCTGCACAAGAACAGCGTCAG CCAAATCTCGGTGCTCACCGGGGGGAAGGCCAAGTGCTCCCAGTTCTGCACGACGGGCATGGACGGTGGGATGAGCATCTGGGATGTGAAG AGCTTGGAGTCAGCTTTGAAGGACCTCAAGATCAAATGA
- the PDAP1 gene encoding 28 kDa heat- and acid-stable phosphoprotein isoform X2 — MPKGGRKGGHKGRARQYTSPEEIDAQLQAEKQKAREEEEQGEEGGDGAAGDPKKEKKSLDSDESEEDEDDYQQKRKGVEGLIDIENPNRVAQTTKKVTQLDLDGPKELSRREREEIEKQKAKERYMKMHLAGKTEQAKADLARLAIIRKQREEAARKKEEERKAKDDATLSGKRMQSLSLNK; from the exons GAAGAAAGGGCGGCCACAAAGGCCGGGCAAGGCAGTATACAAGCCCCGAGGAGATCGACGCCCAGCTTCAGGCTGAGAAGCAGAAGGCCAGG GAAGAAGAGGAACAAGGAGAAGAGGGTGGAGATGGGGCTGCAGGTGACCCCAAAAAGGAGAAGAAGTCTCTAGACTCAGACGAAAGTGAGGAGGATGAAGATGACTACCAG CAAAAGCGCAAAGGTGTGGAAGGGCTCATCGACATCGAGAACCCCAACCGGGTGGCACAGACAACCAAAAAGGTCACACAACTGGATCTGGACGGGCCGAAGGAGCTTTCGAGGAGAGAACG AGAAGAAATCGAGAAGCAGAAAGCAAAAGAGCGATACATGAAAATGCATTTAGCTGGGAAGACCGAGCAGGCCAAGGCTGACCTCGCCCGGCTGGCGATCATCCGGAAACAGCGGGAGGAAGCTgccaggaagaaagaagaggagaggaaag CAAAAGATGATGCGACTTTGTCAGGAAAACGAATGCAATCGCTCTCCCTGAACAAGTAA
- the PDAP1 gene encoding 28 kDa heat- and acid-stable phosphoprotein isoform X1: MPKGGRKGGHKGRARQYTSPEEIDAQLQAEKQKAREEEEQGEEGGDGAAGDPKKEKKSLDSDESEEDEDDYQQKRKGVEGLIDIENPNRVAQTTKKVTQLDLDGPKELSRREREEIEKQKAKERYMKMHLAGKTEQAKADLARLAIIRKQREEAARKKEEERKGKFWAAGETDDCSGEAQTGC, translated from the exons GAAGAAAGGGCGGCCACAAAGGCCGGGCAAGGCAGTATACAAGCCCCGAGGAGATCGACGCCCAGCTTCAGGCTGAGAAGCAGAAGGCCAGG GAAGAAGAGGAACAAGGAGAAGAGGGTGGAGATGGGGCTGCAGGTGACCCCAAAAAGGAGAAGAAGTCTCTAGACTCAGACGAAAGTGAGGAGGATGAAGATGACTACCAG CAAAAGCGCAAAGGTGTGGAAGGGCTCATCGACATCGAGAACCCCAACCGGGTGGCACAGACAACCAAAAAGGTCACACAACTGGATCTGGACGGGCCGAAGGAGCTTTCGAGGAGAGAACG AGAAGAAATCGAGAAGCAGAAAGCAAAAGAGCGATACATGAAAATGCATTTAGCTGGGAAGACCGAGCAGGCCAAGGCTGACCTCGCCCGGCTGGCGATCATCCGGAAACAGCGGGAGGAAGCTgccaggaagaaagaagaggagaggaaaggTAAGTTCTGGGCTGCAGGCGAGACGGATGACTGCTCGGGAGAGGCACAGACGGGTTGCTGA